In one window of Macrotis lagotis isolate mMagLag1 chromosome 5, bilby.v1.9.chrom.fasta, whole genome shotgun sequence DNA:
- the LOC141489784 gene encoding acyl-CoA-binding protein-like, with product MSQAEFEQAAKEVKNLKSKPDDQEMLFIYSHYKQATVGDKNTECPGMLDFKGKAKWDAWSSLKGKSKVDAMKAYVAKVEELKTKYGV from the coding sequence ATGTCTCAGGCCGAATTTGAACAAGCTGCCAAAGAAGTCAAAAACCTGAAATCCAAACCAGATGATCAGGAGATGTTGTTTATCTATAGCCACTACAAACAAGCCACAGTTGGAGATAAAAATACAGAGTGTCCGGGTATGTTGGACTTCAAAGGCAAAGCTAAGTGGGATGCCTGGAGCTCTTTGAAAGGGAAATCCAAAGTAGATGCCATGAAAGCTTATGTTGCAAAAGTGGAAGagctaaaaacaaaatatggaGTGTAA